A window of the Xiashengella succiniciproducens genome harbors these coding sequences:
- a CDS encoding Hsp20/alpha crystallin family protein: protein MRRTTRNVPDLINIFDDFFGGDFFTSPVLSGYRSIPAVNVRETDDEYAIEVAAPGFSKDDFKVEYHNGVLTISSEKEEKNEENGKGYCRKEFNYSSFSRSFSVPSTQIDDSKIDAVYKDGILNVTLHKREEVKPKPARMIAIK, encoded by the coding sequence ATGAGAAGAACAACCAGAAACGTGCCTGACCTGATCAACATCTTTGATGATTTCTTTGGTGGTGATTTCTTCACTTCACCTGTATTGTCAGGCTATCGCAGCATACCAGCTGTAAATGTTCGTGAAACTGATGATGAATATGCAATTGAGGTGGCTGCCCCTGGATTCTCAAAAGATGACTTCAAAGTTGAGTATCACAACGGAGTATTGACCATCTCAAGTGAAAAGGAAGAAAAGAACGAAGAAAATGGTAAGGGATACTGCCGTAAGGAGTTCAACTACTCAAGTTTCAGTCGTTCATTCTCTGTACCAAGCACTCAGATAGATGATTCTAAGATTGATGCGGTCTACAAAGATGGTATACTGAATGTAACTCTTCACAAACGTGAGGAAGTAAAACCAAAACCTGCACGTATGATTGCGATTAAATAA